Sequence from the Rhodococcus jostii RHA1 genome:
CGGTCGACACCCCCTCGGTGGTCAGCAGCCGATACTCGGTGGGGTCCTCACCGATGGGCAGCAAGTCCTCGTAGAGGAAGTCGGCCATTCTATCTCCTGGACAGCGGGTTGTGTGAAGTTCGTATCCAGGCTAGACGCGGGCTCCGGCGGCCCTGTGACGCGGGGGCATGCTTCGACCTGCGCAGTGGCGTGGCTCACAGAGGTTTCACAGACAAATCCGTACACTTGACTTGATGCGTGTTCACGAACCAGATCGGCCGGCCGAATGACCCTTGAAGTCCAGTACGCCGGAGCTGTCGACAGCGAGACGTCCGGTGCACGCGCGAAGCGGCCCGTGCTGCACGCCTACCTTGACATCGCGATCGTGGTGGTCGTCCTCGTGGCCACGAATCTGATCGCACACTTCACCACCGCGTGGGCGAGCATCGCCACCGTTCCCATCGCCGCTGTCGTGCTGCTCGTGCTCACCCGCCGTCGCGGACTTGGCTGGGCCGAGCTGGGGCTCTCGCCCCGGCACTGGCGAAAGGGCTCGCTGTACGCGCTGGCGGCGATGGGACTCGTGATCGGCGTCGTGGCGATCGGCGCGGCCCTGCCGATCACCCGCCCCTTCTTCATGGCCGACCGGTACGCCACCCTGTCCGGTGCGCTGGTCGCGTCGATGATCGTCATCCCGTTGCAGACCGTCATCCCCGAGGAGCTCGCGTTCCGCGGCGTGCTGCAGGGCACCCTCGGCCGGGTCTACGGCGCACGCGGCGTGTTCGCGGCCGGATCGCTGATGTTCGGTCTCTGGCACATCGCGTCGTCGCTGGGACTGACGTCGGGTAACAAGGGGCTGTCCGGTTTCCTCGGAGGCGGGGTTGTCGGTCAGGTGCTGGGCATCCTGGGGGCAGTCGTCGCCACCGCCGCCGCGGGCGTCGTGTTCACCTGGCTCCGTCGCCGCAGCGGCAGCCTGATCGCGCCCATCGCGCTGCACTGGTCGCTGAACGGCGCGGGCGCGCTCGCAGCCGCCATCGTGTGGCACACGACCATGGCCTGAGTCCGGGAGTCAGCCGGTTTCCGGCGTGCCCAGCCATTCGAGCAGCTTTTCGTACACCGACTCGTGGTTGAGCATCGTGAAATGGTTCGCGGACGCGAGGTGCATGCCGTGCTCGTCGCGGAAGCCGATCATCCGCGTCCTGTTCCGGCCGGACGCGCTCGGCACGAGCACCATGCCGTCGCCGAGCAGGCGACCCAGCGGATGCCGCGGGCTGCGCGTGATGGTCGCGGAGACGAAGTAGTACGTCACGCCGTCGAGGAGTGGGACCTCGTTGCACGCCGCGGCGCGGAGTGCGTCCGGATCGCGATCGCGCCAGTCCTCGTCGACGAGTGAACCCTGGTTCAGATCCCGGATGCCGGCGCTCCTTCTGCGCAGGAGCCCGGAGATCGCGCGCGTCTCCGGCAGTGCGGCCAGGCCGGCACTCGCATAGTGGACGGCCTGCTCCAGCGGGGCGCCGAGGTGGGGCGAGCCGAGACTCACGACCTGCCGAACCCGTCTCACCCACGGCCGGTCGTCGAGGAAGGCGATCCGGCAGGCGCTGCGGGCCACGAGGCCTCCCATGGAATGCCCGACGAGTGCGATCGACTCGACCTCGACCGGCCAGTTCTCGGTGACCGCGTCCAGAAGTTCGGACAGGCTCCTGCCGTTGTCCGAGATGTGCCTGCCGGAGTTGTACCGGATCTGCAGCGCCGTATGCCCCAGGTCCGTCCCGAGCCGTTCACCGTAGGTGGGACGGCGGCCCAGCGCCCACGCGTCTTCGGTTTCGACGAGTCCGTGCAGGAAGACGACGATGCGGCCGCCGGCGTGCGGGAAGGCGTCGGCGAGCGTGGATGCGTCCGGCGCGAGCGCGACACCGTTCACCCGTATCGCCAGGGGGTCGGCGAGCGGCGATCCCTCGGATTCCAGTACGTCACCGATCAGCCCCTGGATCGCGGCGATGGCCTGGGCTCCGCGGCGTGTCTGGGACGGGGCGAGATTCTCCGACGACGGGAGATCCAGGAACCGTCCTGCGAGGGAGCCGCCGAGACGCGCGGTGTCGGCGACGAGTGTGTACACCGCGCCCGAGATCTCGTCGTGGAGCAGCTTTGCAGGAAGGGCGTGGGAGCCGACGCCGAGCCGGACGCCGGCGAAGACGCGATCCGCGATGGCGCGGTGGATGCTGCCGATGCCGGTGGCGGCGCCCCCGATTTCCTCGAGGGCCAGCCGGGCGAGGGCCCGCACCTCGGAGCGGCGTCTGATCTGCGCGTCGGTCACGAAATTTGAGTGTACGCATGTGCACTGAGATGTGCGCGTGTTACGGAAGGGCCGAGAATATGCGGTGCGGCCGATTATTTCGAGAATAAATCAACCGTGAAGCGGGAAAGTTGATCTTCGATGGTCGACTCAATTGGTCGCCCGACCAATTCCGGGAAAAATGCTGGTGACGCGGATAATGAACATGTTCACGTAGGGAATTGGCCGTCGTGATAGATACGTGATTGAGTCGATCGAAGGTCGCCGACAACGCCGTGACGGGGCCCGCGCGCCTGAAGCGTGCGAACCCCGTCACGGGTGTTCAAGTCTTGTGCCAGCGAAAATGCTAGCCAATCGTGGCCGCGGCCGCGGTTGCGGCGTCTGCGCCACCGCCCAATGCGTCGGCGGAACCCGAGAAGAAGTCCAGGGCACCGGCGAGGTCGGAGAAGGCGGAGAAGAATTCGGACAGGAAGGCGAGATCCATGCTTTTAACTCCTTGCTCGGTTGTGGGCATTTATGTCGGCGCTGAGCGGGCGCCGGATTCATTCCTACCGTTATTGAAATGAGATCGCAATCCGAAGGTTTAACCGAAATGAAACGCGGGGCGAATTACCGGGTTCCGACCAGGTGAGAAGCCCGTGTCCGGATTCACATCCGACGCTCGGGATCCCACGATGTGGGAGCCGCGGCCGTGCTCGAATACGCCGTCGGCGGGCGTCGGCGGGGCTATCCTCGTCCCACGACGTGTAGCGCCTTCCGGACATACCGACGTATAGGGGAATCCATCATGCGCAAGACCATCGTCACCGGTATCGCGGTCGCGGCCATCGCGCTGCTCGGTGCGGCCGGCTGTTCCGACGACAGCTCGAACGAGGCCCCGATCGCGACCACGACGACCTCGTCGGCGTCCGAGCGGGTGGAGGGCGCGATCAGCAGCGTGCAAGCCACGGCGTCGTCCGCCGTCAACACCGCGCGCGAGGCCACCCAGAACGCGATCAACTCGGCCATCGCGGCGGTCCCGATCGGATTCGAGTCGGGAACCGCCGAGCTCAACGCCGTCTCGGACGTGACGATCAAGGCGGTGGCCGCCGCGATGAAGGCCGGCGACAGCAAGATCGAGATCGAAGCGTACGCCACCAACTCGGACGAGGCGGCCGCCGAACTACTCGCCGATCAGCGCGCCCAGGCCGTCGCCAACGCGCTCGAAGCGCAGGGCGTCGACAAGGGCCGCATCTCGGTCGACGGAACGGCCAACCCGCCCGAAGGTGTCAACGTCGATCAGGCGGAGATCACCGTCGAGGACAGCTGACCGGCCCGGTCAGTGCAGGACCGCCCGGTGCTCGTTGCTGTACGGGATGTGCTCGGCGGTTCTGCCTTCGCGAAGTTTGAGGACCCACTCGGGATCGGACAGCAGTGCGCGGCCGATGGCCACGAGATCGAACTCGCCGTTCTCGTACTGCGCGAGCAAGCGGTCGATACCGGCGGTGTTCGACGCGCCGTCCGAGGTGAAGGCCGTCGTGAACACGTCGTCGAGGCCCACCGAACCGACCGTGATGGTGGGTAGTCCGGTCAGCCGTTTGGTCCAACCCGCCAGGCCGAGTTCCCCGTCGTCACCGGCCAGCTCGGGGAACGCCGGATCCCAGTGCCTGCGGGTGGACGGGTGCAGCACGTCGACACCGGCGTCGACGAGGGGCGCGAGCACGGCCGCGAGTTCGTCGGGGGACTGCGCGATCCGCGAGTCGTAATGGTTCGACTTCCACTGGCTGAAGCGGTAGACGATCGCGAAGTCCTCGCCGACGGCCTCGCGGATCGCTGCGACCACCTCGACGGGGAATCGGGTGCGGGCCTCGAGGGATCCGCCGTAGCCGTCGGCCCGGACGTTGGTCCGGTCCCACAGGAACTGGTCGAGAAGGTAGCCGTGCGCCCCGTGCAGTTCGATGCCGTCGAAGCCCACGTCGCGCGCGTTGACGGCGGCCGCCACCCAGGCCTCGCGCAGCGCGTCGAGATCGAACGCGGTGAATTCGCGTCCCAGGCGGGTTCCGTCCAGGGCGATTCCGGACGGGCTGGCGGTGGTCACGTCCGGATTCATGCGGGGCTGCGGGCCGCGTTCGACGCCCAGATGCCACAGCTGCGGGATGATCTGCCCGCCCTCGTCGTGGACCGCGTCCACCACCGATTTCCAGCCCGCGAGGCTGTCCTGGCCGTAGAGGACCGGCACCCGGGTGTGCGATCCGGCGGCCGGGTCGGGAATGTACGTCCCCTCGGTGATGACGAGTCCGACCCCGCCTGCCGCGCGTCGGCGGTAGTACGCCGCCACATCGTCCCCGGGAACGCCGCCTGGGGAGAAAGCCCTGGTCATGGGTGCCATCGCGAAGCGGTTCCGTAGCCGGAGGGATTTGACGGCGAACGGCTCGAAGAGCCCGTCCGCGGGTAGCGGTGTGTCGGTCATGCCTGTCTGCAACTGATCTTGGTTACGCACTATTCCTGCATACGGCCTGCTGTGTAGTTGTAATCTGAAGTCACAGTCGACACTCGCTGCCGGTGCGTGGGCTCTCGTCCACGCCCGGTCTGACGGGAGGGTGCACTGATGGGCACGAACGACGGAAAACCTGCCGATCTGGTGCTGTTCGGTGACGTGGTCACCATGAACGACGCCGCTCCACGCGCTCGGGCGGTCGCGGTGCGTGACGGTCGGATCGCCGCCGTCGGCAACGATTCTGCGGTGTTTCCGCTGATCGGACCGGCAACGATCACGGTCGACCTGCACCGCGCGTGCATACTCCCCGGCTTCATCGAGGCGCACGGCCACCCACTGAACTCCGCGGTGTTGCTCGGCGAACCGGTGGTGGACATCAGGCCGGTGACCATCGCCGATGCGGGGGAGGTGGTCGACGCCGTACGCCGCGCCGTCGACGAACACCCCGACGGCGCCGTGCTCAACGGCTGGGACCCCCTGCTCCAGAAGGGACTGCCCGAACCGACCCGGGAATGGCTCAATTCGATCGCTCCCGACACGTCCCTGGTGATCCTGCACAACACCGGCCACGTGGCCTATTTCAACGACGTCGCCGCGCGGGATTCCGGATTGACCAAAGACACACCGGACCCCGAGGGCGGTAGTTTCGGCCGCGACGAGTCGGGTGAACTTGACGGTTCGGCGTTCGAGGCGCCCGCGGTGATGGCGGTGGCCGCCACGATCCTCGCCGGAGCCAGCACCCGGCTCCCGGAGCTCCTCGCCGCGGAATGCGCGCGGATGAACGCGGCAGGGATCACCACCGCCAGTGAAATGGCGTTCGACCCACGCTTCCGGAGCGCCCTGACCGCGTTCGCCCGGTCCGGCGCGCTCACCACCCGGCTGCGGCTGTACGAGATGTCGAACCCGGAGCGCGCCACGGACGTCTCACCCGGAGTCGGCAACGACCTGCTGCGCCAGGTGGGCATCAAGATCTGGTCGGACGGCTCGCCGTGGGTGGGCAACGCGGCCACCAGCTTTCCGTACCTCGACACCGACGTCACCCGGGCGCTCGGCCTCGCCGGAACGCGTGGGGAGGCCAATTACACGACGGACGAGATTCTCGAGATCAGCAAGCCGTACTTCGAGAACGGCTGGCAGATCTCCTGTCACGCCAACGGCGACGCCGCGGTCACGCTGGTGCTCGACGCATGGGAGCGGATGCTGGCCGACTCCTCACGCGAAGATCACCGGCTCCGGCTCGAGCACGTCGGTGCGATGACCCCGGACCAGTTCCGCCGAGCGACCGAACTCGGCGTCACGTGCAGCATTTTCGTCGACCACCTCTACTACTGGGGCGACGTGCTCGTCGACGACCTCTTCGGTCCCGAGCGCGGAGCACGTTGGGCGGCTGCAGGTTCCGCGATCAAGGCAGGACAGCGGATCTCGTTCCACAACGACGGCCCGGTCACCCCGACCAACCCGCTGCGCAACATCGCCGACGCCGTCACCCGCCGCACCCGGTCGGGACGTGTGCTCGCTCCCGAGGAACGGATCTCCGTCCCGGACGCCCTGCGGGCGGAGACGATCAACTCGGCGTGGCACCTCCGGAGTGAGGACGCCATCGGGGCGATCGTCCCCGGTATGCACGCCGATCTCGTCGTGTTGTCGGCCAATCCGCTGCTGGTGGATCCCGACGACATCGCGGACCTCGAGGTGCTCGCCACGATCCTGGAGGGTCGAACGGTCTTCGGAAAGCTGGAGTGATCCGGGTGGCGCCCGGGTCGAGGGCTCTGCGGTCGATCGGGACGTCAGCCGGAAAGTGGATCCGGACTTCGGGTTACACCCGCAAATGGCTGGTTCTCGGCGTCGTGATCGGGATCGTCGCCGGGCTCGGAGCGGTCGTGTTCTACGTTGCGCTGAGGGAGGCGACGCAACTGCTGATCGTCGGCATCGGCGGCTACACCCCGCCCACCGCGGCGGGCGATGGTGGGGCGGTCGGCAGCCGGGAGTTCACGAGACCGTGGGCGATCCCGCTCGTGGTGTGCCTGGGTGGTCTGGTGTCGGGCATCATCGTGTTCACGCTGGCACCGGAGGCCGAGGGACACGGCACCGACGCGGCGATCGACGCCGTTCACCGGGACCCCCGGATGATCCGCGTCCGCGTCGTCCTCGTGAAGCTGGTCGCGTCCGCGATCACGATCGGGTCCGGCGGGTCGGGCGGTCGCGAGGGACCCACCGCGCAGATCTCGGCGGGTTTCGGATCGCTTCTCGCCCGCAGGCTGGACCTGTCCCCACGGGACGGTCGAATCGCCGTGGCGATCGGGATCGGCTCCGGCATCGGCGCGATCTTCGGCGCCCCGCTCGGCGGCGCGGTGTTGTGCTGCACGATTCCCTACAAGGAAGACTTCGATTTCGAGGTGCTCGTGCCGGCGCTGGTCACGTCGATCGTCAGCTACACCGTGTTCGGCAGCTTCCTCGGTTTCGGGCCACTGTTCGGGTATGCCGCTCAGGATTACGTCTTCGACACCCCGGTCCAGCTGGTGTGGTTCGCGCTCATCGGTGTGCTCGGCGGCCTGATCGGATTGTTGTACAGCGGGACGTTCTACACGGCCGTCGATCTCACCCACCGGCTGCCCGGCAGCCGGATCGTCAAACCGGCGGTCGGCGGACTGCTCGTCGGG
This genomic interval carries:
- a CDS encoding amidohydrolase, encoding MGTNDGKPADLVLFGDVVTMNDAAPRARAVAVRDGRIAAVGNDSAVFPLIGPATITVDLHRACILPGFIEAHGHPLNSAVLLGEPVVDIRPVTIADAGEVVDAVRRAVDEHPDGAVLNGWDPLLQKGLPEPTREWLNSIAPDTSLVILHNTGHVAYFNDVAARDSGLTKDTPDPEGGSFGRDESGELDGSAFEAPAVMAVAATILAGASTRLPELLAAECARMNAAGITTASEMAFDPRFRSALTAFARSGALTTRLRLYEMSNPERATDVSPGVGNDLLRQVGIKIWSDGSPWVGNAATSFPYLDTDVTRALGLAGTRGEANYTTDEILEISKPYFENGWQISCHANGDAAVTLVLDAWERMLADSSREDHRLRLEHVGAMTPDQFRRATELGVTCSIFVDHLYYWGDVLVDDLFGPERGARWAAAGSAIKAGQRISFHNDGPVTPTNPLRNIADAVTRRTRSGRVLAPEERISVPDALRAETINSAWHLRSEDAIGAIVPGMHADLVVLSANPLLVDPDDIADLEVLATILEGRTVFGKLE
- a CDS encoding chloride channel protein — protein: MIRVAPGSRALRSIGTSAGKWIRTSGYTRKWLVLGVVIGIVAGLGAVVFYVALREATQLLIVGIGGYTPPTAAGDGGAVGSREFTRPWAIPLVVCLGGLVSGIIVFTLAPEAEGHGTDAAIDAVHRDPRMIRVRVVLVKLVASAITIGSGGSGGREGPTAQISAGFGSLLARRLDLSPRDGRIAVAIGIGSGIGAIFGAPLGGAVLCCTIPYKEDFDFEVLVPALVTSIVSYTVFGSFLGFGPLFGYAAQDYVFDTPVQLVWFALIGVLGGLIGLLYSGTFYTAVDLTHRLPGSRIVKPAVGGLLVGLMALVLPEVLGSGYGWIQQSMARGDLTAIPLWVVLLLPFAKILATSLSIGSGGSGGIFGPGMVIGAFTGAAVWRLLEPIAPGVPDNPAPFVIVGMMACFGSIARAPLAVMLMVAEMTGSVGVLVPGMIAVGLAYLIVRRSGKTIYRAQRENRAEARLAPG
- a CDS encoding OmpA family protein; translated protein: MRKTIVTGIAVAAIALLGAAGCSDDSSNEAPIATTTTSSASERVEGAISSVQATASSAVNTAREATQNAINSAIAAVPIGFESGTAELNAVSDVTIKAVAAAMKAGDSKIEIEAYATNSDEAAAELLADQRAQAVANALEAQGVDKGRISVDGTANPPEGVNVDQAEITVEDS
- a CDS encoding CPBP family intramembrane glutamic endopeptidase, which gives rise to MTLEVQYAGAVDSETSGARAKRPVLHAYLDIAIVVVVLVATNLIAHFTTAWASIATVPIAAVVLLVLTRRRGLGWAELGLSPRHWRKGSLYALAAMGLVIGVVAIGAALPITRPFFMADRYATLSGALVASMIVIPLQTVIPEELAFRGVLQGTLGRVYGARGVFAAGSLMFGLWHIASSLGLTSGNKGLSGFLGGGVVGQVLGILGAVVATAAAGVVFTWLRRRSGSLIAPIALHWSLNGAGALAAAIVWHTTMA
- a CDS encoding NADH:flavin oxidoreductase; this encodes MTDTPLPADGLFEPFAVKSLRLRNRFAMAPMTRAFSPGGVPGDDVAAYYRRRAAGGVGLVITEGTYIPDPAAGSHTRVPVLYGQDSLAGWKSVVDAVHDEGGQIIPQLWHLGVERGPQPRMNPDVTTASPSGIALDGTRLGREFTAFDLDALREAWVAAAVNARDVGFDGIELHGAHGYLLDQFLWDRTNVRADGYGGSLEARTRFPVEVVAAIREAVGEDFAIVYRFSQWKSNHYDSRIAQSPDELAAVLAPLVDAGVDVLHPSTRRHWDPAFPELAGDDGELGLAGWTKRLTGLPTITVGSVGLDDVFTTAFTSDGASNTAGIDRLLAQYENGEFDLVAIGRALLSDPEWVLKLREGRTAEHIPYSNEHRAVLH
- a CDS encoding esterase/lipase family protein → MTDAQIRRRSEVRALARLALEEIGGAATGIGSIHRAIADRVFAGVRLGVGSHALPAKLLHDEISGAVYTLVADTARLGGSLAGRFLDLPSSENLAPSQTRRGAQAIAAIQGLIGDVLESEGSPLADPLAIRVNGVALAPDASTLADAFPHAGGRIVVFLHGLVETEDAWALGRRPTYGERLGTDLGHTALQIRYNSGRHISDNGRSLSELLDAVTENWPVEVESIALVGHSMGGLVARSACRIAFLDDRPWVRRVRQVVSLGSPHLGAPLEQAVHYASAGLAALPETRAISGLLRRRSAGIRDLNQGSLVDEDWRDRDPDALRAAACNEVPLLDGVTYYFVSATITRSPRHPLGRLLGDGMVLVPSASGRNRTRMIGFRDEHGMHLASANHFTMLNHESVYEKLLEWLGTPETG